In one Echinicola marina genomic region, the following are encoded:
- a CDS encoding alpha-L-rhamnosidase has translation MNTAFFRLLFCSLFFAFSISLQGFSQKIKIEKLLIENREQPIGIDNAQPLFTWIISSENRDLRQTSYELQVSSSEKHFSSNIIWESGKVNTDQSIKVPYQGPELSSNQSYYYRVKVGTNKGNSPWSGIAAWQMGLLKESDWKAEWIIPGYEEPDGLKPSPIFRKEIQIEKQVTSATAFITAHGLYEAQLNGQRIGDAYFTPGWTSYNKRLQYQAYDITDQLKTGKNTIGAILGSGWYRGEIGWGVNKYGNGIALLMQIEVKYSDGSSQTFGTDSSWKSGTGAIQSSSIYDGETIDARKAQKGWSTADFDDQSWPNAKTADFGYTNLIATYNEPIRKQETLPAVKLITTPKGEKVLDFGQNLVGFVALDITGEKGSKITLQHAEVLDKEGNFYTTNLRAADQENTYILSGEGQEHFEPHFTWQGFRFVKIIGMEGEIHPENFTAVVLNSDMAKTGTFTTSNDNLNKLQHNIQWGQKGNFLDVPTDCPQRDERLGWTGDAQVFFRTAAYNMRVDNFFSKWMQDLAADQRADGAVPHVIPNVLGEHDAGSAGWADVSTIIPWQMYLLYGNQSILEKQYPSMKAWVDYIQNNSHHQLWNTGAHFGDWLFYRPDDDNDGRSALTDKHLIAQCFFAHSTQLLINTAKVLGKQEDVQNYTQLLEQIKAAFLQEFVTPNGRMVSSSQTAYVLALQFDMLPEDLRTQAAQRLANNIKSYDYHLTTGFLGTPYLCHVLSRFGQQDLAFTLLMQPTYPSWLYPISQGATTIWERWDGQKPDGSFQTPGMNSFNHYAYGAIGDWMYRNLAGINSSETPGETGYKSIIIRPHWNNQLLSDKVKEKVQQDLDEVNAQLQTYYGTVASHWKKENHQVTLNLTIPANTTAMVYLPTDSLETITEGGAALEKVKSIHTITQENGQVKLEIGSGNYTFIIAEKQN, from the coding sequence ATGAACACCGCTTTTTTCAGACTCCTCTTTTGCAGTCTTTTCTTCGCCTTTTCAATTTCTTTACAGGGCTTTTCCCAAAAGATAAAAATCGAAAAACTTCTTATTGAAAACAGGGAGCAGCCTATAGGAATAGACAATGCCCAACCCCTATTTACCTGGATAATTTCCAGTGAAAACAGGGACCTACGCCAGACCAGTTATGAACTGCAAGTCAGCAGCTCAGAAAAGCACTTCAGCTCCAATATCATCTGGGAAAGTGGAAAAGTCAATACCGACCAATCCATAAAAGTCCCATATCAGGGGCCTGAGCTCTCTTCTAACCAAAGCTATTATTATCGGGTAAAAGTGGGTACTAACAAGGGCAATTCGCCCTGGTCCGGGATAGCCGCTTGGCAAATGGGCCTATTAAAAGAATCCGACTGGAAAGCAGAATGGATCATTCCCGGCTATGAGGAGCCTGATGGCTTAAAACCAAGCCCCATCTTCAGAAAGGAAATCCAGATTGAAAAACAAGTAACTTCTGCCACCGCCTTTATTACCGCACATGGTTTGTACGAAGCCCAGCTCAATGGCCAAAGAATCGGGGATGCCTACTTTACCCCAGGCTGGACCAGCTATAATAAACGCTTACAGTACCAGGCCTATGATATCACAGATCAACTTAAAACGGGTAAAAACACCATCGGCGCCATATTAGGTTCAGGCTGGTACAGGGGCGAGATAGGCTGGGGTGTCAACAAGTATGGAAATGGCATTGCCCTTTTGATGCAAATTGAGGTAAAATATAGCGATGGCAGCAGCCAAACTTTCGGTACGGACAGCAGCTGGAAATCCGGCACTGGGGCCATCCAAAGCAGCAGTATTTATGATGGTGAAACCATTGACGCAAGGAAAGCACAAAAAGGCTGGTCCACCGCGGATTTTGATGACCAAAGCTGGCCCAATGCAAAAACGGCGGACTTTGGCTACACCAACCTCATCGCCACCTATAACGAGCCTATCAGAAAACAGGAAACCCTTCCAGCTGTAAAGCTCATTACCACTCCAAAAGGGGAAAAAGTATTGGATTTTGGGCAAAACCTCGTAGGCTTCGTAGCTCTTGACATTACTGGAGAAAAAGGCAGCAAAATCACCTTGCAACATGCAGAAGTGCTGGACAAGGAAGGTAATTTTTATACCACCAACCTCCGGGCAGCCGATCAGGAAAACACCTATATCCTAAGTGGGGAAGGCCAAGAGCATTTTGAACCCCACTTTACTTGGCAGGGATTCCGCTTTGTAAAAATCATCGGTATGGAAGGAGAAATCCACCCAGAAAACTTCACAGCGGTAGTCCTTAATTCTGACATGGCCAAGACAGGAACCTTCACCACCTCCAATGATAACCTCAATAAATTACAGCACAATATCCAGTGGGGCCAAAAAGGCAACTTTCTGGATGTGCCTACCGACTGCCCACAGCGGGATGAAAGGCTGGGCTGGACAGGTGATGCCCAGGTTTTCTTCAGAACAGCCGCCTATAATATGCGGGTGGACAATTTCTTCAGCAAATGGATGCAAGACCTGGCAGCCGACCAGCGCGCAGACGGGGCCGTTCCCCATGTCATCCCCAATGTATTGGGTGAACATGATGCTGGCTCTGCCGGTTGGGCAGATGTCTCGACCATTATCCCATGGCAAATGTACCTGCTCTATGGCAACCAGTCTATTTTGGAAAAACAGTACCCTAGCATGAAGGCCTGGGTGGATTATATTCAAAACAATAGCCATCATCAACTTTGGAATACTGGCGCTCATTTTGGTGACTGGCTTTTTTATAGACCAGATGATGACAATGATGGCAGGTCGGCATTAACCGACAAACACCTGATTGCCCAATGCTTCTTTGCCCATTCCACCCAATTGCTGATCAATACCGCTAAGGTCTTGGGCAAGCAAGAAGACGTACAAAACTATACCCAGCTATTGGAGCAAATCAAAGCGGCCTTCCTCCAGGAATTTGTCACGCCCAATGGCCGGATGGTCTCCAGTTCCCAAACCGCCTATGTGCTGGCCCTTCAATTTGACATGCTCCCTGAAGACCTGAGGACACAGGCAGCACAAAGATTGGCCAATAATATCAAAAGTTATGATTACCACCTGACCACTGGATTTTTAGGTACGCCCTACCTCTGCCATGTCCTAAGCAGGTTTGGCCAGCAGGACCTGGCTTTTACCCTTTTGATGCAGCCAACTTATCCTTCTTGGCTATATCCTATTTCCCAAGGTGCCACCACCATTTGGGAACGATGGGATGGACAGAAACCTGATGGCAGCTTCCAGACTCCTGGCATGAATTCCTTCAACCATTATGCCTACGGTGCCATTGGGGATTGGATGTACCGTAACCTGGCAGGTATCAACAGTAGTGAAACTCCGGGAGAAACGGGCTATAAATCCATCATCATCAGGCCCCACTGGAACAATCAGCTCCTTTCTGATAAGGTAAAGGAAAAAGTTCAGCAAGACCTGGATGAGGTAAACGCCCAGCTTCAGACCTATTATGGAACTGTCGCTAGCCACTGGAAAAAAGAGAACCATCAAGTCACACTGAACTTGACTATTCCTGCCAATACCACGGCCATGGTCTATCTCCCTACCGATAGCCTGGAGACTATCACAGAAGGAGGAGCCGCCCTTGAAAAGGTAAAATCCATCCATACCATCACCCAAGAAAATGGGCAAGTAAAACTGGAGATCGGTTCAGGGAACTATACATTTATCATCGCCGAAAAACAAAATTAA
- a CDS encoding patatin-like phospholipase family protein, producing MIGNLVFAQNKSQKANPKIGLVLSGGGAKGIAHIGVLKAMEKAGIRPDYIVGTSMGAVIGGLYAIGYNAEELETIINTVDWDLIISNRINFNHIAFEEKEYYNRYLLELPIVDRKITVPSGLIEGQKLSETLHYYTWPANQFKNFDEFPIPFRCIATDLRNGKDMVFRSGYLADAIRGSLAIPTAFTPFDLDSTIVVDGGVVNNFPVDEVKKMGADIIIGINVGDEDFLSPEKLGSFSSILMQIAMSTSNSKLQQNINDCDIYIKPDLKDNNTSSFSNYHEIMQMGKSAGEAYLEKFIKLADNLNIKKTNPGIGLKVNPIIITAIEIEGNRLFSDPLVLSKLDIAPSDTITRTQLREGIQRIFGMNGFKKVDYSLVPVNGDQFKLLIKIKEKTDAVISSSFHYDNLLSAGILLNLTVRDLWGKQTRTIGIADISENPKFRLDHYKYLGHHKRYALNLRYNYLLQQIPEYEDGKITDINISRDTHIYANILSTHSLKNSIAFGMFYEKTRSRSKFDISIPSEVKSGNYAYYGIRFLFNKNSLNDRNFPTKGLETVLETKFNLFNHYKINLEDGVDTLTLQSNGETLKIPRALLGQAMDAITPSSHLSVYYRHNRYSSLHPKFQLISNFTAGITLSNESQQKSFSEFKLGGYQKVEFNDSPAWGFNYAELDSPNFFIIGLSPQYTPIKNLYIRTGVSLIGMHEHIPINEVNINNVFHENLLLGYGIDASLDSFLGPITVGISSNAKDNKLRAYFSLGYSFNHADR from the coding sequence ATGATAGGAAATTTGGTTTTTGCCCAAAACAAATCCCAAAAAGCTAATCCTAAAATTGGATTGGTCCTTAGTGGTGGCGGAGCCAAAGGAATAGCGCATATAGGCGTGCTAAAAGCCATGGAAAAAGCGGGCATTAGACCTGACTATATTGTAGGCACCAGCATGGGCGCAGTAATTGGCGGACTTTATGCCATTGGCTACAATGCCGAAGAGCTTGAAACCATCATCAATACTGTCGATTGGGATTTAATCATCTCCAACAGGATCAATTTTAACCATATTGCCTTTGAGGAGAAGGAATATTATAACCGGTATTTATTGGAACTCCCCATAGTCGACAGGAAAATCACGGTTCCCTCTGGCCTGATTGAAGGTCAAAAACTATCAGAAACCCTTCATTATTATACCTGGCCAGCCAATCAGTTCAAAAATTTCGATGAATTCCCTATTCCCTTTCGATGCATCGCTACTGACTTAAGAAACGGAAAAGACATGGTCTTCAGATCAGGCTACCTCGCAGACGCCATCCGCGGGAGCCTGGCCATTCCAACGGCCTTCACCCCTTTTGACCTGGACAGCACCATAGTGGTTGATGGCGGTGTTGTAAACAATTTCCCTGTTGATGAGGTCAAAAAAATGGGCGCAGATATCATCATAGGGATCAATGTAGGTGATGAAGATTTTCTTTCTCCAGAAAAACTGGGTTCCTTCTCCAGCATACTCATGCAAATCGCCATGTCCACCTCCAACAGCAAACTACAACAAAACATCAATGATTGCGACATTTATATCAAACCAGATCTAAAAGACAATAACACCAGCAGCTTTTCAAACTATCATGAAATAATGCAGATGGGCAAATCGGCAGGTGAGGCATACCTCGAAAAATTCATAAAGTTGGCAGATAACTTAAATATCAAAAAGACCAATCCTGGAATTGGCCTTAAAGTTAATCCAATTATCATCACTGCTATCGAGATAGAGGGAAACAGACTTTTTTCCGACCCATTGGTGCTTTCCAAACTCGATATTGCTCCTTCAGACACGATTACCAGAACACAGCTTAGAGAGGGGATCCAGCGGATCTTTGGCATGAATGGCTTCAAAAAAGTAGACTACAGCTTAGTCCCCGTCAATGGAGACCAATTTAAACTTCTTATCAAAATAAAGGAAAAAACAGATGCTGTGATCTCCAGCTCCTTCCATTATGACAACCTCTTGTCGGCTGGTATTCTGCTCAACCTTACTGTAAGGGATTTATGGGGCAAGCAAACAAGAACCATTGGTATCGCAGATATATCAGAAAACCCAAAATTCCGCCTTGACCATTATAAATACCTGGGCCATCACAAGAGGTATGCCCTCAACCTCCGTTATAATTACTTGCTTCAACAAATTCCAGAATATGAAGATGGAAAAATCACGGATATAAACATCAGCAGAGACACCCATATCTACGCCAATATACTTTCCACCCATTCACTGAAGAACAGTATTGCCTTTGGAATGTTTTATGAAAAGACCCGTTCAAGATCCAAGTTTGACATTTCCATCCCTTCTGAAGTAAAATCGGGAAATTATGCCTATTACGGTATTCGGTTCCTCTTTAACAAAAACTCACTCAATGACAGAAACTTTCCTACCAAGGGGCTGGAAACTGTTTTAGAAACCAAATTCAACCTTTTCAACCACTATAAAATCAACCTGGAAGATGGTGTGGATACCTTGACCCTCCAGTCCAATGGGGAAACCCTTAAAATCCCTAGAGCATTGCTGGGACAAGCCATGGATGCCATCACCCCATCCAGTCACTTGAGTGTATATTATCGTCATAACAGGTACTCTTCCTTACATCCAAAATTCCAGCTTATCAGTAATTTTACTGCAGGAATCACCCTTTCCAATGAATCTCAACAAAAATCTTTCAGCGAATTCAAGCTGGGTGGTTATCAAAAAGTAGAATTCAATGACAGTCCCGCATGGGGATTCAACTACGCAGAGCTAGACAGTCCGAACTTCTTTATCATAGGTTTATCCCCTCAGTACACCCCTATAAAAAATTTATACATTAGAACTGGAGTATCTCTTATCGGAATGCATGAACATATCCCAATCAATGAGGTCAATATCAACAATGTCTTCCACGAAAATCTCCTTTTAGGCTATGGTATAGATGCCTCACTAGATTCATTTTTGGGTCCGATCACCGTTGGCATCAGTAGCAATGCCAAAGACAACAAACTAAGGGCTTATTTTTCTCTGGGTTATTCATTTAATCATGCTGACCGATAG
- the proC gene encoding pyrroline-5-carboxylate reductase, protein MKVLVIGGGNMGLTYAEAIAKSKFLKDKDLMILDSAKEKTEELRKRSHFAVFEKLEDCVPLADVIFIAVKPYHAGALMQDMKPLTAEGQIFISLMAGVSIEAIQEGLGRRKVVRAMPNLPAQVGKGLTSFTASDEVSRLELSTIENLLDTTGRSVHLDTEADIDASTGISGSGPAYIFYFMQSMLEAAWKMGFSKHDSRVLVEQTFAGAVELFSSSDMDPESWMDRVASKGGTTRAALDSMEDNNVKELIKEAAYAAFNRAVELGKEYKNA, encoded by the coding sequence ATGAAAGTTCTTGTAATCGGTGGAGGCAATATGGGATTGACTTACGCCGAGGCTATTGCCAAATCAAAATTTTTAAAAGATAAGGATCTGATGATCCTTGACAGTGCCAAAGAAAAAACGGAAGAGCTCAGAAAGCGCAGCCACTTTGCGGTTTTTGAAAAGCTTGAAGATTGCGTTCCTCTGGCGGATGTGATTTTTATTGCTGTAAAACCTTATCATGCCGGCGCATTGATGCAGGACATGAAACCTTTGACCGCAGAAGGTCAGATTTTCATTTCCCTGATGGCCGGTGTGTCGATAGAAGCTATACAGGAAGGACTGGGGCGCAGAAAAGTGGTGCGTGCCATGCCTAACTTACCCGCGCAGGTAGGGAAGGGCTTGACCTCCTTTACTGCTTCAGATGAAGTTTCCCGTTTGGAACTGTCCACCATAGAAAACCTTTTGGATACAACAGGTAGATCTGTTCATTTGGATACAGAGGCAGATATAGATGCTTCTACAGGTATTTCGGGTAGTGGTCCTGCATATATTTTCTATTTTATGCAGTCGATGTTGGAAGCAGCATGGAAGATGGGCTTCTCCAAGCATGATTCAAGGGTATTGGTAGAGCAAACATTTGCCGGTGCTGTTGAGTTGTTTAGTTCATCCGACATGGATCCAGAATCATGGATGGACAGAGTAGCTTCCAAAGGAGGTACTACGCGTGCTGCATTGGATTCTATGGAAGATAATAATGTTAAAGAATTAATCAAAGAAGCTGCCTATGCTGCATTTAACCGTGCGGTAGAGTTGGGCAAGGAATATAAAAATGCCTAA
- the proB gene encoding glutamate 5-kinase codes for MEEPKRIVIKVGTNVMTNKDNRIVNTVLKKLVDQIATLYERGIMSVLVSSGSVIAGKEVLGNRVDITDKIIRRQVFSAVGQPRMMRHYYNIFQDYGMRCAQVLATKRDFDPGKHRENMINCYEGLLSEGIIPIANEDDAVSLSMSTFTDNDELASLVAELIGADMLILLTDTDGLYNGHPDDDNTHRIAHVGTDEKVEHFIQESTKGEAEGRGGMKSKLNVAKEAARKNIPTYIANGNKDNMIIDIVDGKEVGTKVSDD; via the coding sequence ATGGAAGAACCAAAAAGAATAGTAATTAAAGTAGGTACCAATGTGATGACCAATAAGGACAACCGTATTGTGAATACGGTATTGAAGAAATTGGTGGATCAAATTGCTACTTTGTATGAGAGAGGAATCATGTCCGTGCTCGTTTCTTCAGGTTCTGTGATCGCAGGAAAGGAAGTCTTGGGAAACAGGGTGGACATCACCGATAAAATCATCCGAAGACAGGTGTTTTCAGCCGTGGGTCAGCCCAGGATGATGCGCCATTATTATAATATTTTCCAAGACTATGGCATGAGATGTGCCCAAGTTTTGGCTACGAAGAGGGACTTTGATCCAGGTAAGCATAGAGAAAATATGATCAACTGCTACGAAGGCTTACTCTCTGAAGGGATCATACCTATTGCCAATGAGGATGATGCAGTGTCCTTGTCCATGTCCACCTTTACGGACAATGACGAATTGGCCAGTCTGGTGGCAGAACTTATCGGAGCGGATATGTTGATCTTGCTGACAGACACTGATGGGTTGTACAATGGTCATCCAGATGATGACAATACGCACAGAATTGCCCATGTTGGTACTGACGAAAAAGTAGAACACTTTATTCAGGAGTCCACCAAAGGAGAAGCCGAAGGAAGAGGGGGAATGAAGTCCAAGCTCAATGTGGCGAAAGAGGCTGCCCGCAAAAATATACCAACTTATATCGCCAACGGTAATAAAGATAATATGATTATAGATATTGTCGATGGCAAGGAAGTGGGAACCAAGGTTTCAGATGATTAA
- a CDS encoding glutamate-5-semialdehyde dehydrogenase, with the protein MKILSTEKKNSVLASMIKIIDKNREKIIAANKADLDAFQRDDQALFDRLVVNDAKVDGMIQAVKEVMEQEDPVGKVISKRKLENGLEIVNQTAPFGTIMIIYESRPDVTIEAAVLAFKANSKILLKGGKEAVHSNKALVECWHEALEENGLDKNWIELFTLNREQTQEFLRNPSEKLDLIVPRGGERLIAFVKEHAQCAVLVSGRGNNFAYVAEDADWEQAKKVIINAKTNKISGCNALDKILVDEKLPDFEAKLKDLGKSLAEHKVELLAEEALLANIEGAKEIPSEDAWYEEFLALKALLGKANGLDGVIEKINKYSGGHSATILTTDKAKAAKFMEQVDSAAVYHNASTRFTDGGQMGVGAELAISTDKLHHRGPLGLEQLVTNKYYVFGDGQIRD; encoded by the coding sequence ATGAAAATACTAAGCACAGAGAAAAAGAATAGTGTGTTGGCGTCCATGATTAAGATCATTGACAAAAACCGCGAAAAAATAATCGCTGCAAACAAGGCAGATCTGGATGCTTTTCAAAGAGATGATCAGGCGCTTTTTGATCGGCTTGTAGTGAATGATGCCAAAGTAGATGGTATGATTCAGGCGGTCAAAGAAGTGATGGAGCAAGAAGATCCTGTAGGAAAAGTAATTTCCAAAAGGAAATTGGAGAATGGCTTGGAAATAGTCAATCAAACCGCTCCATTCGGGACCATTATGATCATTTATGAATCCCGTCCGGATGTCACCATTGAGGCTGCTGTGCTGGCTTTTAAGGCCAACAGTAAAATTTTGCTCAAAGGCGGAAAAGAAGCTGTCCACTCCAATAAGGCACTGGTGGAATGCTGGCATGAAGCACTTGAAGAAAATGGGCTGGATAAAAACTGGATTGAACTGTTTACCTTGAACAGGGAGCAAACGCAGGAGTTCCTGAGAAATCCATCTGAAAAGCTAGATCTGATTGTTCCTAGAGGCGGAGAGCGATTGATCGCCTTTGTAAAAGAGCATGCGCAGTGCGCGGTATTGGTGAGTGGTAGGGGAAATAACTTTGCCTATGTCGCCGAAGATGCAGACTGGGAGCAGGCCAAGAAGGTGATCATTAATGCCAAGACCAATAAAATTTCGGGCTGTAATGCTTTGGATAAGATATTGGTGGATGAAAAACTGCCGGATTTTGAAGCAAAGCTAAAAGACCTCGGTAAATCCTTGGCTGAGCACAAAGTGGAACTTCTCGCTGAAGAGGCTTTACTAGCTAATATAGAAGGGGCTAAAGAAATCCCTTCCGAGGATGCTTGGTATGAGGAATTTTTGGCTTTGAAAGCCTTGTTGGGAAAAGCCAATGGTTTGGATGGGGTGATAGAAAAAATCAACAAGTATAGTGGAGGACACTCGGCTACTATCCTTACCACTGACAAGGCTAAAGCAGCCAAGTTTATGGAGCAAGTGGATAGTGCGGCTGTTTATCATAACGCATCCACCAGGTTTACAGATGGTGGTCAAATGGGCGTAGGCGCTGAGTTGGCTATCAGTACAGATAAGCTGCACCATAGAGGTCCATTAGGGCTGGAACAATTGGTGACCAACAAATACTATGTATTTGGTGATGGCCAGATAAGAGACTAA
- a CDS encoding thioredoxin family protein, with amino-acid sequence MQHIKVLILAFIFTFQCSYSHAQEASIHWISFEQLEDALELKPKKVFIDFYTDWCSYCKKMDKKVFTKAEVIEKINKEYYAVKMDAETQDSIRFDGQVFINRQSSTRRPGIHDLALLLANRNGQFAPPSMLIMSPEFKILDRRFEYLYSEQLLEWLNRF; translated from the coding sequence ATGCAGCACATCAAAGTCCTCATATTGGCCTTCATATTCACTTTCCAGTGCTCATACAGCCATGCCCAAGAAGCATCCATTCATTGGATCAGTTTTGAGCAGCTGGAGGACGCTTTGGAGCTAAAACCCAAAAAAGTATTTATTGACTTTTATACGGACTGGTGCTCCTATTGCAAAAAAATGGACAAAAAGGTTTTCACAAAAGCTGAAGTCATTGAAAAGATAAACAAGGAATATTATGCTGTAAAAATGGATGCAGAAACCCAAGACAGCATCCGCTTTGATGGACAGGTATTCATTAACCGTCAAAGCTCCACGAGAAGACCGGGAATCCATGACCTCGCCCTTTTACTGGCCAATAGGAATGGACAATTTGCTCCACCAAGCATGTTGATCATGAGTCCTGAATTCAAAATACTAGACAGGCGGTTTGAATACCTTTACAGTGAACAACTATTGGAGTGGCTGAATAGATTTTGA
- a CDS encoding TonB-dependent receptor: protein MKLISATYSMIMLLIALPVVAQESGSLSGHISTETDGPVYATVQVLGTNLGAMTDANGEFTIHKVPVGEAEIEVKQMGYQTVQQKTIIEAGKNTQINIQLKEDKLKLNEVVISATRYELDRKEAPVVVNVLDNKIFNATQSLALSDGLNYQPGVRVETNCQNCGFTQVRLNGLQGAYSQILINSRPVFSALNSVYGLDQIPTNIIERVEVVRGGGSALYGSNAIAGTINIITKEPIEDTWQISTNSAWVGGKSPDNMLNFNGSLTSEDLKTGVTFYGMFRNRDSFDANGDGFTEITYLANNTFGLKSFIKPTELSKITLDFSAIKEYRRGGNALDLASHFTDITEQLDHNTVIGGLTYELFSRDRKNKFSTYISGQTTHRDSYYGGLGGGRTAADSVLAANAYGKTKDLSLVSGLQFSRSFSSNDALILGTEYQLSTVEDVIAGYQRLVDQSVQSLGFYGQYEWRPSNRLTVLGGGRFDHTMVDGLYGIGDINRSANINTSVFSPRFNILYDIHENLQFRTGYARGFRAPQAFNEDLHISLVGGEPSFVILSDDLKTELSDAYTLSFNYTNNLGETQLSFLAEGFHTTLKRPFTTVSTGSSLPNGSILHEVRNGTGAYVQGSNLELSISPSADLLFQAGGTFQHSIYKDGQVLFEPEEGNENEPAVVIKNFVRSPNIYGYLASNWSITEHLAFDLTGTYTGSMIVPHVISDSGYMDLVDSTPFMDTNIKFAYHFDLMKDFHLELSTGVQNLFNSYQKDFDSGALRDSNFIYGPGRPRTYFFSVKIGNFH from the coding sequence ATGAAACTGATCTCAGCTACCTATAGCATGATTATGCTACTCATTGCTTTACCAGTTGTGGCACAAGAAAGCGGTTCTCTCTCCGGTCATATCAGTACTGAAACTGATGGACCTGTTTATGCCACCGTGCAGGTTTTGGGAACTAATTTGGGAGCTATGACTGATGCAAATGGAGAATTTACCATCCACAAAGTCCCTGTGGGAGAAGCTGAGATCGAAGTAAAACAGATGGGCTATCAGACTGTTCAACAAAAAACCATCATAGAAGCAGGAAAAAACACCCAGATAAATATTCAATTAAAAGAAGACAAGCTTAAGCTAAACGAGGTAGTAATCAGTGCCACCCGATATGAACTGGACAGAAAGGAAGCCCCCGTGGTGGTCAATGTTTTGGATAACAAAATCTTCAATGCCACCCAGTCCCTGGCCCTTTCTGATGGACTTAATTACCAACCAGGAGTAAGAGTAGAAACCAATTGTCAAAACTGTGGATTTACCCAAGTCCGCCTAAACGGCCTCCAAGGAGCTTATTCCCAAATCCTAATCAATAGCCGCCCTGTTTTCAGTGCCTTGAATAGTGTATATGGTCTGGATCAAATACCTACCAATATCATTGAGCGTGTGGAAGTAGTTCGCGGCGGCGGTTCCGCGCTCTATGGCTCCAATGCTATCGCAGGAACGATCAATATCATCACCAAAGAACCCATAGAAGACACTTGGCAGATCAGCACCAACAGTGCCTGGGTGGGCGGAAAAAGCCCTGACAACATGCTGAATTTTAATGGTTCATTGACCAGTGAAGACCTCAAAACAGGAGTTACTTTTTATGGAATGTTCAGAAACAGGGACAGCTTCGATGCCAATGGAGATGGTTTCACTGAAATCACCTATTTAGCGAACAACACCTTTGGTTTGAAATCATTTATCAAACCTACCGAACTCAGCAAAATCACCCTGGACTTTAGTGCCATCAAAGAGTATCGAAGAGGTGGTAACGCTTTGGATTTGGCATCCCACTTCACGGATATTACAGAACAACTGGACCATAATACTGTTATCGGGGGGCTAACCTATGAATTGTTTAGCCGGGACAGGAAGAACAAATTCTCCACCTATATTTCAGGTCAAACCACCCATAGAGACAGCTATTATGGCGGCCTTGGAGGAGGAAGAACAGCAGCAGACAGTGTATTGGCTGCCAATGCTTATGGTAAAACAAAAGACCTGTCTTTGGTTTCAGGCTTGCAGTTTTCAAGAAGTTTCAGCAGCAATGATGCCTTGATACTGGGCACGGAATACCAACTCAGCACGGTAGAAGATGTCATTGCGGGTTACCAAAGACTGGTGGACCAAAGTGTCCAATCGCTTGGATTTTATGGCCAATATGAATGGCGCCCCAGCAACCGACTGACTGTACTCGGAGGAGGCAGGTTTGACCATACTATGGTGGACGGACTATACGGAATTGGTGATATCAACAGAAGTGCTAACATCAACACGAGCGTATTCAGCCCACGATTCAATATCCTTTACGATATCCATGAGAACCTTCAGTTTAGAACAGGTTATGCCCGAGGCTTCCGCGCTCCACAAGCTTTCAATGAAGACCTCCATATCTCATTAGTGGGTGGAGAACCAAGTTTTGTGATTTTGTCAGATGATCTAAAAACAGAGCTTTCTGATGCCTATACCCTATCCTTTAACTATACCAATAACCTGGGAGAAACCCAACTCAGTTTCTTGGCAGAAGGCTTCCATACCACCTTAAAAAGGCCTTTTACCACGGTGAGTACCGGCTCCAGCCTTCCCAATGGTTCTATCCTCCATGAAGTAAGAAACGGCACTGGAGCTTATGTTCAGGGAAGTAATTTAGAATTAAGCATTTCTCCATCAGCTGACCTGCTTTTCCAAGCTGGAGGCACCTTCCAACATTCCATCTATAAAGATGGGCAAGTCCTGTTTGAACCTGAGGAAGGCAATGAAAATGAACCAGCCGTGGTCATCAAAAACTTTGTTCGCTCCCCGAATATCTATGGCTACCTTGCCTCCAACTGGTCCATTACGGAGCACTTGGCCTTTGACCTGACAGGAACTTATACTGGTTCCATGATTGTCCCTCATGTCATCAGTGATTCAGGGTACATGGACTTGGTGGATAGCACCCCCTTTATGGATACCAATATAAAATTTGCATACCACTTTGACCTGATGAAGGATTTCCACCTTGAACTGAGCACAGGAGTACAAAACCTCTTCAACAGTTACCAAAAGGATTTTGACAGTGGGGCATTGAGGGATTCCAATTTTATCTATGGACCAGGAAGACCAAGAACCTATTTCTTTTCAGTCAAAATCGGGAATTTCCATTGA